A region from the Nocardioides exalbidus genome encodes:
- a CDS encoding glycosyltransferase, with protein MCLIASSRFPIREPFAGGLEAHTSTLATELHRRGHQVSVFAAPGSHLACPVELLDVPPFRASRAARADVGAPPDVWMQEHHAYLTLMMRLVRSGRHEFDVVLNNSLHHLPVVMALAVEVPMVTILHTPPVPWLESAIEIAGPGSTFVTVSAAMGRAWAHATTSHTILNGVDPARWTPGPGGRDAVWSGRIAPEKAPHEAIDAARRSGRAIVLAGPIMDEDYFEKEVRQRLGPQVRYAGHLGQEALCRLVGSSEVALVTPTWDEPFGLVAAEAMSCGTPVAGYARGGLVEIVTPESGRLATSPDVAALTEAVDAAARLDRRAVHAHATAAYGLARMVDDYEALFGSLLLEEAA; from the coding sequence GTGTGCCTGATCGCGTCCAGCCGCTTCCCGATCCGCGAGCCCTTCGCCGGCGGACTCGAGGCGCACACGTCCACGCTCGCGACCGAGCTGCACCGGCGCGGGCACCAGGTGTCGGTGTTCGCGGCTCCCGGGTCGCACCTCGCCTGCCCGGTCGAGCTCCTCGACGTGCCGCCCTTCCGGGCGAGCCGCGCGGCGAGGGCCGACGTCGGCGCGCCCCCCGACGTGTGGATGCAGGAGCACCACGCCTACCTGACGCTGATGATGCGACTGGTGCGCAGCGGTCGCCACGAGTTCGACGTCGTGCTCAACAACAGCCTCCACCACCTGCCGGTCGTGATGGCGCTTGCCGTCGAGGTGCCGATGGTGACGATCCTGCACACTCCTCCCGTCCCGTGGCTGGAGTCGGCGATCGAGATCGCCGGCCCGGGCAGCACCTTCGTCACCGTCAGCGCGGCGATGGGGCGGGCATGGGCCCACGCGACGACGTCCCACACCATCCTGAACGGGGTGGACCCGGCGCGGTGGACCCCCGGTCCCGGCGGTCGCGACGCGGTCTGGTCCGGTCGCATCGCGCCGGAGAAGGCGCCCCACGAGGCGATCGACGCCGCGCGGCGAAGCGGCCGCGCGATCGTGCTCGCCGGTCCGATCATGGACGAGGACTACTTCGAGAAGGAGGTCCGGCAACGGCTCGGACCCCAGGTGCGCTACGCCGGGCACCTCGGCCAGGAGGCGCTCTGCCGGCTGGTGGGCTCCTCGGAGGTCGCGCTCGTGACGCCCACGTGGGACGAGCCGTTCGGCCTCGTGGCCGCCGAGGCGATGTCGTGCGGGACGCCGGTGGCGGGCTACGCGCGAGGTGGGCTGGTCGAGATCGTGACGCCCGAGTCGGGACGGCTCGCGACCTCACCTGACGTGGCTGCGCTCACGGAGGCCGTCGACGCCGCGGCGCGGCTCGACCGACGCGCGGTCCACGCGCACGCCACGGCGGCGTACGGCCTGGCGCGGATGGTCGACGACTACGAAGCACTGTTCGGGTCCCTGCTCCTGGAGGAGGCCGCATGA
- a CDS encoding 5'-3' exonuclease yields the protein MTQNPSPTAGRARRLLLVVDAPSLLHRNHHARAHTRLTDRQGRPIWALQGMLRQILESIDTIAPDAVVFGLDDRTGSVRRDAYPDYKAGRAEKDPELVDQLDRAGALLDALGLATVTPPGLEADDVNASGATWAEANGWDCVIITSDRDAFAHISPHTQVLRLIDGGIHGSPMLNPARLFNMYGVRAANYLAFAALRGDTSDNLPGVQGIGEKTAAILLDVAGSMDAAWADIDHEDGRNLLAALDDWSAETGGRRIGATVVRRLQAEGARQRYDFNVEMMSGKDDLDLGLTPDVPGSRGLLPLDFDRVSRVVGFLDNDFTTDFAVRVLTSRPASG from the coding sequence ATGACCCAGAACCCGTCCCCCACCGCCGGCCGCGCCCGGCGGCTGCTGCTCGTCGTCGACGCCCCCTCGCTGCTGCACCGCAACCACCACGCGCGCGCACACACCCGGTTGACGGATCGGCAGGGCCGGCCGATCTGGGCGCTGCAGGGGATGCTGCGCCAGATCCTCGAGTCGATCGACACGATCGCCCCCGACGCGGTGGTGTTCGGGCTGGACGACCGCACCGGGTCCGTACGCCGCGACGCCTACCCCGACTACAAGGCCGGGCGCGCGGAGAAGGACCCCGAGCTCGTCGACCAGCTCGACCGCGCCGGCGCGCTGCTCGACGCGCTGGGGCTGGCGACGGTGACGCCTCCCGGGCTCGAGGCCGACGACGTCAACGCGTCCGGCGCGACCTGGGCGGAGGCCAACGGCTGGGACTGCGTGATCATCACCTCCGACCGCGACGCCTTCGCCCACATCAGCCCCCACACGCAGGTGCTGCGGCTGATCGACGGCGGCATCCACGGCTCGCCGATGCTCAACCCGGCGCGGCTGTTCAACATGTACGGCGTCCGCGCCGCCAACTACCTTGCCTTCGCCGCGCTGCGCGGGGACACGAGCGACAACCTCCCCGGCGTGCAGGGCATCGGCGAGAAGACCGCAGCGATCCTGCTCGACGTCGCCGGCTCGATGGACGCCGCGTGGGCCGACATCGACCACGAGGACGGCCGCAACCTCCTCGCCGCGCTCGACGACTGGTCGGCCGAGACCGGCGGGCGTCGCATCGGTGCGACCGTCGTACGACGACTCCAGGCCGAGGGCGCGCGCCAGCGCTACGACTTCAACGTCGAGATGATGTCGGGCAAGGACGACCTCGACCTCGGGCTCACCCCGGACGTCCCCGGCTCACGCGGGCTGCTGCCCCTCGACTTCGACCGGGTCAGTCGGGTGGTGGGCTTCCTCGACAACGACTTCACCACCGACTTCGCGGTGCGCGTGCTGACGAGCAGGCCCGCTTCAGGCTGA
- a CDS encoding MerR family transcriptional regulator, producing MTASDKGVYAISVAAEMVAMEIQNLRVYERRGLLSPDRTSGGSRLYSADDVDRLVRIRTLLADGLNLAGIARVLDLEEEVERLRARLGDTSA from the coding sequence ATGACCGCGAGCGACAAGGGCGTCTACGCCATCTCGGTCGCGGCGGAGATGGTGGCGATGGAGATCCAGAACCTCCGCGTCTACGAGCGACGCGGACTGCTCTCCCCGGACCGGACGTCCGGAGGCTCGCGGCTCTACAGCGCAGATGACGTCGATCGGCTCGTGCGCATCCGTACGCTGCTCGCCGACGGCCTGAACCTGGCGGGCATCGCCCGCGTGCTCGACCTCGAGGAGGAGGTCGAGCGGCTGCGGGCGCGGCTCGGCGACACCTCAGCCTGA
- a CDS encoding sigma-70 family RNA polymerase sigma factor: protein MDHSTRTSTSPSLDPAAAREEAVREMILVNLPVARRIARKFAGRGCDLEDLEQTAYVALVKAAQRFDPSAGHDFLTYAVPCITGETKRHFRDLGWMVRPPRPVQELRVLVERERGRPEPATGRPPTDRELADRLDVPVELVRQALEANGCFSPSSLDRPVTGTTDLALADTLKDLRSATDYEIAEARVVLGPALAGLAPSDRRLLHLSFVEERTQREIGDELGLSQSQVSRLVRDALTRLREAVAGTAGSCEEEAA, encoded by the coding sequence ATGGATCACAGCACCAGGACCAGCACGTCGCCCAGCCTCGACCCCGCCGCCGCGCGCGAGGAGGCGGTGCGCGAGATGATCCTCGTCAACCTGCCGGTCGCCCGCCGCATCGCGCGCAAGTTCGCCGGTCGCGGGTGCGACCTCGAGGACCTCGAGCAGACGGCGTACGTCGCCCTCGTCAAGGCGGCGCAGCGCTTCGATCCCTCTGCTGGACACGACTTCCTCACCTACGCGGTGCCGTGCATCACGGGTGAGACCAAGCGACACTTCCGTGACCTCGGGTGGATGGTCCGTCCTCCCCGGCCGGTCCAGGAGCTCAGGGTGCTCGTCGAGCGCGAGCGGGGCCGACCCGAGCCGGCGACGGGTCGACCGCCGACCGACCGCGAGCTCGCCGACCGGCTCGACGTCCCGGTGGAGCTCGTACGCCAGGCGCTCGAGGCGAACGGCTGCTTCTCGCCGTCCTCCCTGGACCGGCCGGTGACGGGAACCACCGACCTCGCGCTCGCCGACACCCTCAAGGACCTGCGCTCGGCGACGGACTACGAGATCGCGGAGGCGCGGGTCGTCCTCGGCCCGGCCCTGGCCGGCCTGGCGCCGTCCGACCGACGGCTCCTGCACCTCAGCTTCGTCGAGGAGAGGACGCAGCGGGAGATCGGTGACGAGCTCGGCCTGAGCCAGTCCCAGGTGTCCCGCCTGGTCCGGGATGCGCTCACCCGCCTGCGCGAAGCCGTGGCCGGCACCGCCGGCTCGTGCGAGGAGGAGGCCGCGTGA
- a CDS encoding VOC family protein: MDTQQRTFPEGVPSWIDLEQPDLAATQEFYGGLFGWQLEPVGGGQYVIARLDGQDVAGLAEPDPDLPPSPGGWTTYVAVDDAGAAAARVAAAGGRVVVPAAEVGPAGHMAVVEDPAGALFRLWQAGRRLGVQVANVPGAWNFSDLRGADVDTVRDFYADVLGWELDDMGFSVLVRRSGYGDHLAATVDPGIHERQAGVSAPEGFADAVAWIDTSTPATEAAWHVTFTVADRDDTAAAAERLGGVVVSTADSEWTRTAVVRDPQGATFTASQFTPQEG; encoded by the coding sequence ATGGACACACAGCAGCGGACCTTTCCGGAAGGCGTTCCGTCGTGGATCGACCTCGAGCAGCCTGACCTCGCCGCCACGCAGGAGTTCTACGGCGGCCTGTTCGGCTGGCAGCTCGAGCCCGTCGGCGGCGGGCAGTACGTCATCGCCCGCCTCGACGGCCAGGACGTCGCCGGTCTGGCGGAGCCCGATCCCGACCTCCCGCCGAGCCCCGGCGGCTGGACGACCTACGTCGCCGTCGACGACGCCGGGGCCGCCGCCGCGCGCGTGGCCGCGGCCGGCGGCAGGGTCGTCGTACCCGCCGCGGAGGTGGGCCCGGCCGGCCACATGGCCGTCGTCGAGGACCCGGCCGGCGCGCTTTTCCGGCTCTGGCAGGCGGGCCGACGCCTCGGCGTCCAGGTGGCCAACGTGCCGGGCGCGTGGAACTTCAGCGACCTCCGCGGCGCCGACGTCGACACCGTGCGCGACTTCTACGCCGACGTGCTCGGGTGGGAGCTCGACGACATGGGCTTCTCGGTGCTCGTACGACGCTCCGGCTACGGCGACCACCTCGCCGCGACCGTCGACCCCGGCATCCACGAGCGCCAGGCCGGGGTCTCCGCTCCGGAGGGGTTCGCCGACGCGGTGGCGTGGATCGACACGTCCACCCCGGCCACGGAGGCGGCGTGGCACGTCACCTTCACCGTCGCCGACCGCGACGACACGGCCGCCGCCGCCGAGCGGCTGGGCGGCGTCGTGGTGTCGACCGCGGACTCCGAGTGGACCCGGACCGCCGTGGTCCGTGACCCTCAGGGAGCGACGTTCACGGCGAGCCAGTTCACGCCCCAGGAGGGGTAG
- a CDS encoding YczE/YyaS/YitT family protein, whose translation MIPSPRPLVMLVVGCLVLGTGVALLLAADLGSDGYSTFINGLSLTTGAAFWVVNLLVGVVLVALAALRKVYPGIGTVVQMVLVGVTVSAVLGVIETPGELVWRVALLVAAFPVLAAGIALYLGSHTGAGPTEAAALAWDPPVPFKWSYSVVQGGGALAGWLLGATIGVGTVAVIFLLGPAVDLAARAMRVDLRQSGDPSTPDRA comes from the coding sequence GTGATCCCCAGTCCCCGCCCTCTCGTCATGCTCGTCGTGGGATGCCTCGTGCTCGGGACGGGCGTGGCGCTGCTGCTGGCGGCGGACCTGGGGTCGGACGGGTACTCGACCTTCATCAACGGGCTCAGCCTGACCACGGGAGCGGCGTTCTGGGTCGTCAACCTGCTCGTGGGCGTCGTGCTCGTGGCGCTGGCGGCGTTGCGCAAGGTCTACCCGGGCATCGGGACGGTCGTGCAGATGGTGCTGGTGGGCGTGACCGTGTCGGCGGTGCTCGGGGTGATCGAGACGCCGGGCGAGCTGGTCTGGCGGGTGGCGCTGCTGGTCGCTGCGTTCCCGGTGCTGGCGGCAGGCATCGCGCTCTACCTCGGCAGCCACACCGGTGCCGGCCCGACGGAGGCGGCGGCGCTCGCGTGGGACCCGCCGGTGCCGTTCAAGTGGTCCTACAGCGTGGTCCAGGGCGGGGGAGCGCTCGCGGGCTGGCTCCTCGGCGCCACCATCGGGGTCGGCACGGTCGCGGTGATCTTCCTCCTCGGTCCTGCGGTGGACCTGGCGGCCCGGGCGATGAGGGTGGATCTCCGTCAGTCGGGGGATCCGTCGACGCCCGATCGTGCCTAG
- a CDS encoding zinc-binding dehydrogenase, which yields MRALVQPQFGDPSEVLSVEEVPTPEPGPGQALVRVLLSPIHNHDLWTVRGSYGFKPEMPARAGTEMVGIVEALGEGAEGPEVGTRVAVGGAFGAWAEYVVATAKALIPIPEEMGDEAASQLVSMPFSAIALLDFLEVTEGDWIVQNTANGAVGRMVAQLAKARGVRVLGLVRRAAGVDELREQGIDDVVATDDDGWRDRVKEIVGDAPIVAGVDSVGGSAAGDVVSLLAEDGVLVVFGAMASPTLEIASGDVIFKQVVIKGFWASKIFPAMSGEKRAELMGELVAGISAGTLTLPVEKVFPLEEIADAARASAQPGRRGKILLRP from the coding sequence ATGCGCGCACTCGTCCAGCCCCAGTTCGGCGACCCGTCCGAGGTCCTCTCCGTCGAGGAGGTGCCGACGCCCGAGCCCGGGCCCGGCCAGGCGCTCGTCCGGGTCCTCCTCTCCCCCATCCACAACCACGACCTGTGGACGGTGCGCGGCAGCTACGGCTTCAAGCCCGAGATGCCCGCCCGTGCCGGCACCGAGATGGTCGGGATCGTCGAGGCCCTCGGCGAGGGAGCCGAGGGTCCCGAGGTCGGCACCCGCGTCGCCGTCGGCGGTGCCTTCGGCGCCTGGGCGGAGTACGTCGTCGCGACCGCTAAGGCGCTCATCCCGATCCCCGAGGAGATGGGCGACGAGGCCGCCTCGCAGCTGGTGTCGATGCCGTTCAGCGCGATCGCGCTGCTCGACTTCCTCGAGGTCACCGAGGGCGACTGGATCGTGCAGAACACCGCCAACGGCGCGGTCGGCCGGATGGTGGCGCAGCTGGCGAAGGCCCGCGGCGTCCGCGTGCTCGGCCTGGTCCGGCGCGCGGCCGGGGTCGACGAGCTGCGCGAGCAGGGCATCGACGACGTCGTCGCGACCGACGACGACGGGTGGCGCGACCGGGTGAAGGAGATCGTCGGCGACGCCCCGATCGTCGCCGGCGTCGACTCGGTCGGCGGCAGTGCTGCCGGTGACGTCGTCTCGCTGCTGGCCGAGGACGGCGTGCTCGTCGTCTTCGGCGCCATGGCCTCCCCGACCCTCGAGATCGCGTCGGGCGACGTGATCTTCAAGCAGGTCGTCATCAAGGGCTTCTGGGCGAGCAAGATCTTCCCGGCGATGTCAGGCGAGAAGCGCGCCGAGCTGATGGGCGAGCTCGTCGCCGGCATCTCCGCCGGCACGCTGACCCTCCCCGTCGAGAAGGTCTTCCCGCTCGAGGAGATCGCCGACGCCGCCCGCGCCAGCGCCCAGCCGGGGCGCCGCGGCAAGATCCTGCTGCGCCCCTGA
- a CDS encoding GAF and ANTAR domain-containing protein — MESLHDDATDPEDVVVRLQRVCVATQAGLGMTSAVVLLRSGSESETLAAASGQAGADAAELEYSLGEGPSRDAVRLGRPVLHGDLDHDPAWVAFAPALAATGLRSVFAFPLQMGAARFGALTMYGRDRQTLDPRRTARCLAMAELTTRIILLSTASGPDGGLADALDQAMALRVEIFQAQGMVMVALRTDLATALARMRAHAYETDRSLHEVSLDIVDGRLTLTDERPGS, encoded by the coding sequence GTGGAGTCGCTGCACGACGACGCCACCGACCCCGAGGACGTGGTGGTGCGCCTCCAGCGGGTGTGCGTGGCCACCCAGGCCGGGCTGGGCATGACGAGCGCCGTGGTGCTGCTCCGGTCCGGGAGCGAGAGCGAGACGCTGGCGGCTGCCTCGGGCCAGGCGGGAGCGGACGCCGCCGAGCTCGAGTACTCCCTCGGCGAAGGACCCTCACGCGACGCCGTCCGCCTCGGTCGGCCGGTCCTGCACGGCGACCTCGACCACGACCCCGCGTGGGTGGCGTTCGCGCCCGCCCTCGCCGCGACGGGCCTGCGCTCGGTGTTCGCGTTCCCGCTCCAGATGGGTGCGGCCCGGTTCGGCGCCCTCACGATGTACGGCCGCGACCGGCAGACACTCGACCCTCGACGGACCGCCCGCTGCCTGGCCATGGCCGAGCTCACCACCCGGATCATCCTGCTCAGCACCGCGAGCGGGCCCGACGGCGGACTGGCCGACGCCCTCGACCAGGCGATGGCCCTGCGCGTGGAGATCTTCCAGGCGCAGGGCATGGTGATGGTCGCCCTCCGGACCGACCTGGCGACGGCACTCGCCCGGATGCGGGCACACGCGTACGAGACGGACCGCAGCCTCCACGAGGTGTCGCTCGACATCGTCGACGGCCGCTTGACCCTCACCGACGAAAGGCCAGGCTCTTGA
- a CDS encoding glycosyltransferase family 2 protein: protein MRIRTAVVTIAHGRHEHLHRQRESLLASSLRPDLHVVVAMSDPVLESWRPEGPIPTRVVRAPGDERGLPLAAARNIGAAVAAGAGATVVVGLDVDCLVGADLVAAYRDAVRSEPTVLWSGPVTYLPASARGVDPSMLPGLDAPHPARPAPAPGQRWTGGDPELFWSLSYAVHSRTWAAVGGYCEEYAGYGGEDTDLGRTWAASGRPLGWVGGARAYHQHHDSESPPVRHLDDILRNGATYARRWGSWPMTGWLASFEEQGLVVRLPDGGWARRRPA, encoded by the coding sequence GTGAGGATCCGCACCGCAGTGGTCACCATCGCCCACGGACGTCACGAGCACCTGCATCGGCAGCGTGAGTCCCTCCTGGCGAGCTCCCTGCGTCCCGACCTCCACGTGGTGGTCGCGATGTCCGACCCGGTTCTGGAGTCGTGGCGCCCGGAGGGGCCGATCCCCACGCGCGTGGTCCGCGCCCCTGGCGACGAGCGCGGACTGCCCCTGGCCGCCGCCCGCAACATCGGCGCCGCAGTCGCGGCTGGAGCGGGCGCGACGGTGGTCGTCGGCCTGGACGTCGACTGCCTCGTCGGCGCGGACCTCGTGGCGGCGTACCGCGACGCCGTCCGCTCGGAGCCGACGGTCCTCTGGTCGGGACCCGTGACCTACCTGCCGGCCTCGGCGCGCGGGGTCGATCCGTCGATGCTCCCCGGGCTCGACGCCCCGCACCCGGCTCGACCCGCGCCCGCCCCCGGCCAGCGGTGGACGGGAGGCGATCCGGAGCTGTTCTGGTCGCTGTCCTACGCCGTGCACTCCCGGACGTGGGCCGCGGTCGGCGGCTACTGCGAGGAGTACGCCGGCTACGGGGGAGAGGACACCGACCTCGGCCGGACGTGGGCGGCCTCCGGGCGACCCCTGGGCTGGGTCGGCGGGGCACGTGCCTACCACCAGCACCACGACTCCGAGAGCCCTCCGGTGCGACACCTCGACGACATCCTGCGCAACGGCGCGACCTACGCGCGACGCTGGGGGAGCTGGCCGATGACCGGCTGGCTGGCGTCCTTCGAGGAGCAGGGGCTCGTCGTGCGTCTCCCCGACGGCGGCTGGGCACGCCGGAGGCCGGCGTGA
- a CDS encoding glycosyltransferase — protein sequence MIGYYVHHVGTGHLNRARAVAAHLPVTGLSSLPVPDDWPGDWAVLDRDDRGDVATDETAGGALHWAPLGDDGLRSRMAAISSWISRARPAALVSDVSAEVALLARLHGVPVVSVVMPGDRGDRAHRAGYAASSALVAAWPPEADGMVRGLTPTDRGRLHQVGGMSRVPLGLQGPLPLPGADGRRSALLVSGRGGGHPSREQVERIVADSPGWSWRVLGGSGEWSDDPGAAMRDADVVVLQAGQGAIADVASARRPAVVVPARRPFDEQVATGAVLEGESWPCRVLSRLPVTGWSELLDDAASLDGRLWHLWSDGRAADRFVAVVEGVALARRTS from the coding sequence ATGATCGGCTACTACGTCCACCACGTCGGCACCGGACACCTCAACCGCGCGCGGGCGGTCGCAGCCCACCTGCCGGTGACGGGCCTGTCCTCGCTCCCGGTGCCCGACGACTGGCCCGGTGACTGGGCGGTCCTGGACCGCGACGACCGCGGCGACGTCGCGACCGACGAGACGGCCGGCGGCGCCCTGCACTGGGCACCCCTCGGCGACGACGGCCTGCGCAGCCGCATGGCGGCGATCTCCTCGTGGATCTCGCGGGCGCGGCCGGCCGCGCTGGTCAGCGACGTCTCGGCGGAGGTCGCCCTCCTCGCCCGTCTGCACGGGGTACCCGTCGTGTCGGTCGTGATGCCCGGCGACCGGGGCGACCGTGCGCACCGGGCCGGGTACGCCGCCAGCAGCGCGTTGGTGGCCGCGTGGCCGCCCGAGGCAGATGGCATGGTGCGCGGCCTCACCCCCACGGACCGCGGTCGCCTGCACCAGGTGGGCGGGATGTCGCGTGTGCCGCTGGGCCTGCAGGGTCCCCTTCCCCTGCCGGGCGCGGACGGGCGCCGCTCCGCGCTCCTGGTCTCGGGTCGCGGTGGCGGCCACCCCTCCCGTGAGCAGGTCGAGCGGATCGTCGCCGACAGCCCGGGCTGGTCCTGGCGGGTGCTGGGTGGCTCGGGCGAGTGGAGCGACGACCCGGGGGCCGCCATGCGTGACGCCGACGTCGTCGTGCTGCAGGCCGGTCAGGGGGCGATCGCCGACGTCGCGTCCGCCCGTCGCCCGGCGGTGGTGGTGCCCGCACGGCGACCGTTCGACGAGCAGGTGGCGACCGGTGCGGTGCTCGAGGGCGAGAGCTGGCCCTGCCGGGTGCTGTCGCGCCTCCCCGTGACGGGGTGGTCCGAGCTCCTGGACGACGCCGCCTCGCTCGACGGGCGGCTGTGGCACCTGTGGAGCGACGGACGCGCCGCCGACCGCTTCGTCGCCGTCGTCGAGGGCGTCGCACTGGCCCGGCGCACGTCGTGA
- a CDS encoding GAF and ANTAR domain-containing protein produces the protein MISTAQLSALFVEVADTLVDDFDLVDFLHTLTDHAADVSGADAVGLLLADHNRVLRFMAASNHTGKMLELFQLQNSEGPCLDCFTTGRPVVNAELDDAGERWPRFAPAAVAGGLRSVHAFPLRLREQTIGALNLFSRAESRFADDDVRVVQALADVATIAILQERSILRAEMLTEQLQGALNSRVVIEQAKGAIAQQQGIAPEEAFELMRAEARSTRRRLAEVAEDVLAGIDRRPSAPGRRDT, from the coding sequence ATGATCTCCACCGCGCAGCTCTCGGCGCTCTTCGTCGAGGTCGCCGACACGCTGGTCGACGACTTCGACCTGGTCGACTTCCTCCACACCCTCACCGACCACGCGGCCGACGTCAGTGGCGCAGATGCCGTCGGACTGCTCCTGGCCGACCACAACCGGGTCCTGCGGTTCATGGCCGCCTCCAACCACACCGGCAAGATGCTCGAGCTCTTCCAGCTCCAGAACTCCGAGGGTCCCTGCCTGGACTGCTTCACCACCGGGCGACCCGTGGTGAACGCGGAGCTGGACGACGCGGGTGAGAGATGGCCACGCTTCGCGCCGGCCGCGGTCGCCGGTGGCCTGCGGTCGGTGCACGCGTTCCCCCTCCGCCTGCGCGAGCAGACGATCGGTGCGCTGAACCTCTTCAGTCGCGCCGAGTCGCGCTTCGCCGACGACGACGTCCGGGTCGTCCAGGCGCTGGCGGACGTCGCGACGATCGCCATCCTGCAGGAGCGGAGCATCCTCCGTGCCGAGATGCTCACCGAGCAGCTCCAGGGCGCGCTCAACAGTCGCGTCGTCATCGAGCAGGCGAAGGGGGCGATCGCCCAGCAGCAGGGCATCGCCCCGGAGGAGGCGTTCGAGCTCATGCGGGCGGAGGCGCGGTCCACCCGACGACGCCTGGCCGAGGTCGCGGAGGACGTCCTCGCCGGCATCGACCGGCGCCCGTCGGCGCCTGGTCGCCGCGACACCTGA
- a CDS encoding GOLPH3/VPS74 family protein: protein MLISESLFLLLRRDDGKAESAFAASTYGLAAAAITDLVLVQRVTLSDDKDPRMTVLDTGPTGHPALDASLARLQEKDGKKLSSLVTDGKVAVEEHVAAALAGQGVIRIEEKRALGLVPAKYPVINPEPERRVRDQLRTVLLGGTPEPADATLLAVLQGLGMAEKVLADEKGTLSKKELKARIEQVSEEVVAGDAVAQAVAQAIAAMNVAVMTAVIVPVITSGS from the coding sequence ATGTTGATCTCGGAGTCACTCTTCCTGCTCCTGCGTCGCGACGACGGCAAGGCCGAGAGCGCGTTCGCCGCGAGCACGTACGGCCTCGCTGCCGCTGCCATCACCGACCTGGTGCTCGTCCAGCGCGTGACGCTCAGCGACGACAAGGACCCGCGGATGACCGTCCTCGACACCGGCCCGACCGGTCATCCCGCCCTGGACGCGTCGCTGGCCAGGCTGCAGGAGAAGGACGGCAAGAAGCTGTCCTCCCTCGTCACCGACGGCAAGGTCGCGGTCGAGGAGCACGTCGCCGCGGCCCTCGCCGGGCAGGGCGTGATCCGCATCGAGGAGAAGCGCGCACTCGGCCTCGTGCCCGCGAAGTACCCGGTGATCAACCCCGAGCCGGAGCGCCGCGTCCGCGATCAGCTGCGGACCGTGCTGCTGGGAGGCACGCCGGAGCCCGCCGACGCGACGTTGCTGGCGGTCCTCCAGGGCCTCGGCATGGCGGAGAAGGTGCTCGCCGACGAGAAGGGCACGCTCTCGAAGAAGGAGCTCAAGGCCCGCATCGAGCAGGTGTCCGAGGAGGTCGTGGCCGGTGATGCGGTCGCCCAGGCCGTCGCCCAGGCGATCGCCGCGATGAACGTCGCGGTCATGACCGCAGTCATCGTGCCGGTGATCACCAGCGGCTCGTAG
- a CDS encoding putative quinol monooxygenase, giving the protein MIFITAKFPVLPEHAEAWPEISRAFTEATRAEEGCLWFDWSRSLDDPNEYVLVEAFRDGDAGGAHVSSDHFKAAQAELPHYLAATPKIVSQSVDQDDWNELGEMQVD; this is encoded by the coding sequence TTGATCTTCATCACCGCCAAGTTCCCTGTGTTGCCGGAGCACGCCGAGGCGTGGCCGGAGATCTCACGGGCCTTCACCGAGGCCACCCGCGCCGAGGAGGGCTGCCTGTGGTTCGACTGGTCGCGCAGCCTCGACGACCCGAACGAGTACGTCCTCGTCGAGGCGTTCCGCGACGGTGACGCCGGCGGCGCGCACGTCAGCAGCGACCACTTCAAGGCCGCGCAGGCCGAGCTCCCGCACTACCTCGCGGCAACCCCGAAGATCGTCAGCCAGAGCGTCGACCAGGACGACTGGAACGAGCTCGGCGAGATGCAGGTCGACTGA
- a CDS encoding Hsp20/alpha crystallin family protein, which produces MLLRNTDPFRDLDRLTQQLMGTTNRPAVMPMDAWREGDRFVIEFDLPGVSAESIDLDVERNVLTVRAERVARNGDWEALAAERPRGAFSRQLVLGDNLDLDHIEASYTDGVLRLVVPVAERAKPRKIQIGRESDSARERAELSASS; this is translated from the coding sequence ATGTTGCTTCGAAACACCGACCCGTTCCGTGACCTCGACCGCCTCACCCAGCAGCTCATGGGCACGACCAACCGTCCCGCGGTGATGCCGATGGACGCGTGGCGCGAGGGCGACCGCTTCGTCATCGAGTTCGACCTGCCCGGGGTCAGCGCGGAGAGCATCGACCTCGACGTCGAGCGCAACGTGCTGACGGTCCGCGCCGAGCGGGTGGCCCGCAACGGCGACTGGGAGGCACTGGCCGCCGAGCGGCCGCGGGGTGCCTTCAGCCGGCAGCTGGTCCTCGGTGACAACCTCGACCTCGATCACATCGAGGCCTCCTACACCGACGGCGTGCTGAGGCTGGTGGTGCCGGTCGCCGAGCGCGCGAAGCCCCGCAAGATCCAGATCGGCCGCGAGTCCGACAGCGCGCGCGAGCGCGCCGAGCTGAGCGCCTCGTCGTAG